AGCCGTCTTCCCTGTCGGCCACCTGCAACTGAAGCCAAGGCGCGTACGCCTCTTGAAGCTCCTGGGCCTGGCGCTCCAGAATACCGGCCAGCACCAGGTGCCCCCCAGTTGCCACATGGCTGCACAGCAAAGGCGCCAACACCCGCAACGGCGTCGCCAGGATATTGGCCAGCACCGTGCGGTACTCGCCCTGGGCCTTGTCAGGCAAACCCGCCTTCAGCTGCACGCCATTGGCCTGCGCGTTTTGCAAGGTGGATTCAACCGCCGCCGGGTCAATGTCCACCGCATCAATGTCCACGGCGCCAAACTTGGCAGCGCCGATGGCCAGGATGCCGGAGCCACAGCCGTAGTCCAGCACACGCCCCAGGGTGCTTGTGCCATCGGCCGCCACAACCCCATTGCGCGCAATCCAGCGCAGGCACATGCGGGTGGTGGGGTGCGTGCCCGTGCCAAAGGCCAGGCCCGGGTCCAGGCGAATGCTGCGCACCGCCTGCGCTGGCAACTCATGCCAAGTTGGCACGATCCAAAAATCCGGCGTGATGTCCACCGGAGCAAACTGCGATTGGGTCAGGCGCACCCAGTCCTGCTCGGGCACATTGGCAATGCCCAGCACCTGGCAACCGTCAAAAAAATCCTGCACTGCCAGCAACTGCTGAGCTTCCTCTGCAGCCGCTTGGGTGGGAAACAACGCCACCACCCGGCTGCGCTGCCAGCCATCTTTGGGCGGGGGCATGCCAGGCTCGCCAAACAGCGCCTGCTCGGCATCGGTCTGCGCATCGGCGTCTTCCACCGAAACGCTCAAAGCGTCCAGCGCATCCAGCGCGTCGCTCACCGCTTCGATGCGGTCTTCAGGGCACATCAGGCTCAGCTCAAACATGAAAAACGCCTCTTTGCAAAAATGAAATGCTGGCACCCGTCTCCAGGTGCCAGCATGCTGGGTTGCTCAGCGCTTTATCAGCGCTTGTGTTGTGACAGCCACTCTTCCAGGTAGTGGATGTTCGTGCCACCGGCCATGAACTTGGCGTCCACCATCAGCTCGCGGTGCAGCGGCACGTTGGTGTTGATGCCTTCGATCACGGTCTCCGACAGTGCCGTGCGCATGCGGGCCAGGGCCTGCTCGCGCGTGTCACCGTGCACGATGATCTTGCCGATCATCGAGTCGTAGTTGGGCGGAACAAAGTAGTTGGTGTACGCATGCGAATCCACGCGCACGCCAGGGCCGCCCGGGGGATGCCAGGTGGTGATGCGCCCGGGTGACGGGATGAATTTGTACGGGTCCTCGGCATTGATCCGGCACTCGATGGCATGGCCTCGGATTTCGATCTGGCGCTGGGTGAACGGCAGCTTCTCGCCCGCCGCGACCATGATCTGCGTCTTCACGATGTCCACGCCAGTGATCCACTCGGTGACGGGATGCTCCACCTGCACGCGGGTGTTCATCTCGATGAAGTAGAACTCGCCGTTTTCGTACAGAAACTCGAACGTGCCCGCACCGCGGTAGCCGATCTTCTTGCAGGCGGCCACGCAGCGCTCACCGATCTTCTCGATCAGCTTGCGAGGGATGCCAGGGGCTGGAGCCTCTTCGATCACCTTCTGGTGGCGGCGCTGCATGGAGCAATCACGCTCGCCCAGGTACACCGCGTTGCGGTGTTTGTCGGCCAGCACCTGGATTTCGATGTGGCGTGGGTTCTGGAGGAACTTCTCCATGTACACCGCAGGGTTGCCAAACGCAGCGCCCGCTTCGGCCTTGGTCATCTGCACCGCATTGACCAGCGCGGCCTCGGTATGCACCACACGCATGCCGCGACCACCGCCGCCGCCAGCAGCCTTGATGATCACGGGGTAGCCCACGGCCTTGGCGATGCGGCGGATCTGGACCGGGTCATCGGGCAGTTCGCCCTCAGAGCCCGGCACGCAAGGCACGCCCGCCTTGATCATGGCCTGCTTGGCCGACACCTTGTCACCCATGGTGCGGATGTTGTCGGGTGTAGGGCCGATGAACTGGAAGCCGCTCTTTTCCACGCGCTCGGCAAAATCGGCGTTCTCCGACAGGAAACCGTAGCCAGGGTGGATAGCCTCAGCGTCGGTCACTTCGGCGGCCGAGATGATGGCGGGCATGTTGAGATAGGACAGCGGCGAGGGCGCAGGGCCGATGCACACGGCCTCTTCAGCCAGCTTGACGTACTTGGCGTCACGATCGGCCTCGGAGTAGACCATCACGGCCTTCACACCCAACTCATGGCACGCGCGCTGGATACGGAGAGCAATCTCTCCGCGATTCGCAACGAGAATCTTTTTGAACATGGGCGCCTTATTCGATGACGAACAGCGGCTGTCCGTATTCCACGGCCTGGCCGTTTTCACCCAGGATGCGGGTCACGGTGCCCGACTTGTCGGCTTCGATTTCGTTGAGTATCTTCATCGCTTCGATGATGCAGATGGTCTCGCCTTCTTTGACCTGGCTGCCCACTTCCACAAACGCCTTGGCGCCTGGGCTGGACGAGCGGTAGAAGGTGCCCACCATGGGCGACTTGACTACATGGCCTGTGGGCGCCGCAGCCGCAGGGCTGGGCAACTCGGCCACAGGGGCGGCCACTGGGGCTGCAGCCGCCACGGGGGCTTGCATGGGGGCGGCCACATATTGCTGAACCACGGCGCCGCCGCTCTTGACGATACGGACTTTGCCTTCGGCCTCGGTGATTTCGAGTTCGGAAACGTTTGACTCGGAAACGAGGTCGATCAAGGTTTTGAGTTTTCGCAGATCCATGGAAGCTCCAACGGCTATAAAACTAAATAGGGCGCGAATTTACTCTAATTTCGGACTACCCCAGCCATTGGGAGGTAATTTTCACCAACATCAAAGCCAAAACGGCAGGTGAAACAGCGCCAAAGGCCAAGCAGGCGCCCAGCGAAAGCGCTGCAGCGCCTATCGCAAACTGGCCCACTGTTGCAAATCCTGGGCCGTGACCTGCCCCATTTTACGATGCAGCACGTTGCCCCCCTGCCCCAAAACTACGGTGAACGGCAGGCCACCGGTGAGGTTGCCCAGCGACCGCCCCAGCTCCGTGCCCCCCATGCCCGCCAGCCCCACGGGGAAATCCAGCGGCAAGCGGCCCAGGAACTTGCGCACAGCCGAGGGCTGGTCGATGGCCAAGCCCACCACCTGCCAGCCCTTGGGGGCGTTTTCGCGGTAGAAGGCGTTGAGCATGGGCAGCTCGTCCACACAGGGTGGGCACCAAGTGGCCCAGAAGTTGAGCAACACCGGCTGGCCCTGCAAGGCTTTCATCACCAAGGGCGCGCCACCCGCAGGGGTGTCGAACTCCATGCCCCACAGCGCAGCTTCAGCACCCTCTTGCTGTGCATGGGGCTGCAAGCGCCACCACGCCAGCCCGGCGCCGCCAAGCGCCGCAGCCCCGGCCACAGCGCCATACAGCCAGCGCCTGCGCGCGGCCTGGGCCGTGTGGTCAACGGATGGGGCGGTAGATGAGGTATCGGGCGGCAAGCTCATGGGGCGGTCTCTTCCAGCAGGCGGCGCACGGCCGTCACATCGCCACGGGGGGTGCGCCCCTTGGCGTCGGGCTTCAGAGCCCCCCGCAAATCGTCTAGGTCATAAATCATCAGGTGCACACCAATCATTTCATTGAGTTCTGCGCATTTGCTGCCCAGGCTGAGCGCTTCGACCGATTCGCCGTGGAATCCGGTCACCGTGCGCGGCTCGTAGTCCACATGGTGGTCGATCAGCGCAATCTCGGCCGACTTGGAATCATCGCAAAACAGCTGGATGTAAATGTCCGACAGGCGCGTGGCCGTGCCATGCCACACCGCCCCGGCCAGGTGCGGGCGAAACTCGGCCATGCGCACCATCCACACCAAGGCCAGTTGGCGCAGGGCGCGCAGCTCGCGGGGCTGGGTGTCGGCACAAAAAATATCCAGGTATTCGCGCACAGCGGCCTCCACCTGGTCGTTGTCGGGCAGCGGGGTGCGGGCGGGCAAGCCCATCTCGCGCACCGCGCGGCGCTTGGCGGGGCCCCATTCCAGCCCCTCTTCCACGACGATGCGGGCCGTGGTGGCTGCGATTTCGGCACTCAATGGGGTGGGATTAGGCATAGGAAAACCCTGAGGGATTCAGCAACCGCCATTGTGGCGCGAATGGGCGACGCAGCGGGCAGCACCGCCCGCACGGGTTCGAGGGTTTCTCAGCCAATGCCTGTTAACGGTCTTGTTGAGCAAAAGCACTATCAAAAAAATAGCTGCTAGCGCTTTATTCACCTGCCGTATCTCGGTTTTTTATTGTGAATGCGCGCGCATCTGCGGCTTGCACCTGCCCCACAGCAACAGCGCATGCCCTTGGAGGGCACCACAGCGCGCTGCGGCGGAGAAATTCACTATAGAAATGGCTGCTAACGCTTTATTTATAAGCGCTGGCAGCTATCATTTTTTGCAAAACTGTCACCTCCCAGGGGGCAGCAGGCACGTCCCCCCTCAATCCAGGCTAGCGCCCGACTCCTTGACCACCTTGCCCCACTTTGCACTTTCGGCCTGGATGAAAGCAGCGAACTGCTCAGGGGTCTCGCTGTAGGTTTCTGCGCCCTGCTCGTTGATCTTCTTCGCCACGTCGGCCTGGTTCAGCACCTTCACGAGCGCCTTATTGAGCTGGGCCAGCACCGGCGCGGGTGTACCGGCAGGCGCAAACATGCCAAACCACGAGGTGGCTTCGTAGCCTGGCACCCCGGCCTCGGCGATGGTGGGCACGTTGGGCAGCTCGGGCGAGCGCTTGGCCGTGGTCACGGCGATGGGCACCAGCTTGCCGCTGCGCACGTGCTGGATGGCCGAGGGCATGTTGTCGAACATGATGGCGATCTGGTTGCCCAGCAAGTCCGTCACTGCCGGGGCACTGCCCTTGTAGGGCACGTGCATCATGTCCACCTTGGCGAGGCTCTTGAACAACTCACCCGACAGGTGGATGGAGCTGCCATTGCCCGACGAGCCAAAGTTCACCTTGCCGGGGTTGGCCTTAGCGTAGGCGATCAGGTCCTTCACGGTCTTGAACGGCTGATTGGGGTTGGCCACCAGCAGGTTGGGCACATTGGCCACGCGGGTCAGTGGCACAAAGTCCTTGATGGGATCGAACGGCATCTTCTTGTACAGGCTGGCGTTGATGGCGTGCGTGCCCACCGTGCCCATAAACAGCGTGTAGCCATCGGCCGGTGCCTTGGCCGCCATGGCGCCGCCGATGTTGCCACCCGCACCCGCCCGGTTGTCCACGATGACGGACTGGCCCAGCTCAGCAGTCAGCGCTTGGCCAATGATGCGCGCCAGGATGTCGGTGGTGCCGCCAGCCGCAAAGGGCACGACGATGGTGACGGGCTTGGTGGGATAGCTCTGGGCCAGCGTGGCCGAACTGCCCAGCAGGCCTGCACCAGCCAGGGCTGCGGCAGCCACGGCAGAAAGGGCCTGGCGGCGGGTGGTTGGAATGCGGTTCATGGTTTGTCTCCTTCAAAAGGTGGATGGAATCGGTGCCATGGCTACGGCAATTGACCGCGCCATGGCCTCAACCAGGGCTCTGCGGCCCCGGGCGAGAAGGTGTTGCGCCCCTTTGGGGGCAGGGAAATCAGGACAGGGTGTGAGCTGCTCTAAACCGGGGCCACCCCCAGCGTGGTGCCTCCACACACATACAAAACCTGGCCGGTCACAAAGCCGTTGTCGGGCGAGAGGAAGAACAACGCCGCGCGCGCCACGTCTTCGGGCGTGCCCATGCGGCCCACGGCGATGCTGTTCAGGATGCGTTGCGTTTGTGGCGCGCCGTCGGGGTTGCTCTGGCGGAAGAGTTCGGTGGCAATCGGCCCAGGGCCGATGGCGTTGACGGTGATGCCGTCCCGCCCCAGTTCCATGGCCAAGGTACGCGTCATGCCAATCATCCCGGCCTTAGTGGCCGAATACACGATGCGATCGGCCTTGCCCAGTGCAGCGCGCGAAGACATGTTCACGATGCGGCCCTGGCCGCTGGCGCGCAGCGTAGGCAAAAACGCTTGCACCAGCAGCATGGGCGCGCGCAGGTGCAGGCCCACCACGTCATCCAGCTGCGCGGTGGTGGCCGTGTCGATGGTGCCGGGGCGCGTGGCGCCCGCGTTGTTCACCAGCGCGGTCACGTTGTGCTTGGCAGCAATCTCGGCCGCGCGTTCGCGGGTCGACGCCTCATCCGTCAGGTCACCCTGGTACGAGGTGAGCAGCAGGTGGCTCCAGCTGGGCGGCACGTAGTCCAGGTTGACCACGGCTCGGCCCTGGGCCAGCACGGCTTCGGCGATCGCGCGGCCGATGCCGTTGCTGGCGCCGGTGACGACCGTGACGGGTGTGCGTTGTTCGGTCATGCTCACACGCGCTCCAGGATGATGGCAATGCCCTGCCCCACGCCGATGCACATGGTGCACAGCGCGTACTGACCAGCGTGCTCGTGCAGGCGGTTCACGGCGGTGGTCACCAAACGCGCGCCGCTGGCACCCAGCGGGTGGCCCAGCGCGATGGCGCCGCCCCAGGCGTTGACGCGGGCGTCGTCGTCCTTGATGCCCAGGGCGCGCAGCACGGCCAGACCTTGCGCGGCAAAGGCTTCGTTGAGTTCGATCACATCCAGGTGGTCGATGGTCAGACCCGTCTGCGCCAGCACCTTGAGCGTGGCGGGCGTCGGGCCAAAGCCCATGATGCGCGGCGCCACACCGGCCACAGCCATGCCCACGACGCGCGCGCGGGGCTTGAGGCCGTATTTACCAGCATTGGCCTCGTCGGCCAGCAGCAGCGCGCAGGCGCCGTCGTTCACGCCCGATGCGTTGCCCGCCGTCACCGTGCCATCGGGCCGCACCACGCCTTTGAGCTTGGCCAACGCTTCCAGGCTGGTCTCGCGCGGGTGTTCGTCTTGGCTCACGATGAGGGCGTCGCCTTTCTTTTGTGGGATGTGCACCGGCACAATCTCGCGCGCCAAGTGGCCGTCCTTGATGGCCGCCACGGCGTTGAGCTGGCTGCGCAGGGCCATGCGGTCTTGGGCTTCGCGCTCGATGCCAAAGTCCGTCGCCACGTTCTCGGCGGTTTCGGGCATGGAGTCCACGCCGTACTTTTCCTTCATCAGCTTGTTGACGAAGCGCCAGCCAATCGTCGTGTCGTACACCGCGTTGTTACGGCTGAAGGCCGACTCTGCCTTGGGCATGACAAAGGGCGCGCGGCTCATGCTCTCGACGCCGCCCGCAATCATCAGCCCCGCCTCGCCCGACTTGATGGCACGCGCTGCGGTGCCCACGGCGTCGAGCCCCGAGCCGCACAGGCGGTTGATGGTGGCGCCGGGCACGTCGATGGGCAGGCCTGCGAGCAAGCTGCTCATGTGGGCCACGTTGCGGTTGTCTTCACCCGCCTGGTTGGCACAGCCGTACAGCACGTCGGTCACCGCCGCCCAGTCCACACCGGGGTTGCGCTCCATCAGCGCCTTGATGGGGATGGCGCCCAGGTCGTCGGTGCGCACGCTGCTCAATGCACCGCCGTAGCGGCCAAAGGGCGTGCGGATGGCGTCGCAGATAAAGGCTTGGGGTTGGCTCATGGGTTTGTCTCCTGGAATCTAAAAATGGAATCAGCCCGCCGCTCGGATGGGCAGGCCCACCAGCCGCTCCAGCTCGGCCAGCGACAGGCCGGGCACGGTGTCGATGAGTTGCAGCCCGCTGGGTGTACAGACCAGTGTGCACAGATCGGTATAGATGCGCTTGACGCAGGCGACACCGGTGAGGGGGTAGGTGCACTGCGTCACCACCTTGCTGGCGCCCTGCTTGGTGAGCAAATCCATCATCACCCAGGTCTGCTTGGCGCCGATGGCCAGGTCCATCGCCCCACCCACGGCGGGGATGGCGCCGGGCTCGCCCGTGCTCCAGTTGGCCAGGTCGCCCGTGGCAGACACCTGGAACGCGCCCAGCACGCAAATGTCGAGGTGGCCCCCGCGCATCATCCCGAAGCTGTCGGCGTGGTGAAAGTACGCGCCGCCGGGCAACAGCGTCACGGGCTGCTTGCCTGCGTTGATGAGGTCGTAGTCCTCCAGCCCCGCAGCAGGAGCCGGGCCCATGCCCAGGATTCCGTTTTCGCTTTGCAGGATGACTTCGCGCCCCTCAGGGATGTGGTTGGCCACCAGGGTGGGCTGGCCAATGCCCAGGTTGACGTACGCGCCGTCGTGGATGTCTTGCGCCACGCGGCGGGCGAGTTCGTCTTTACTCCGTTTTTGATAGCTGCTCACGCTTGCTCCTTGTGCGCCAGAGGCATTTTTTATATGTAATCAGGCGGTTTTCTTGAAACCACCGGCCTGCGTGGCGGTGCGCTCAATCTTCACTACGTGGCTCACGTAGATGCCGGGCGTGACGATGGCTTCGGGGTCCAGCGCCCCCAGCTCCACCACCTCGTGCACGGTGGCGATGGTGGCCTTGGCCGCCGTAGCCATCACCGGCCCAAAGTTGCGGGCCGACATGCGATAGGTGAGATTGCCCCAGCGGTCGCCCTGCTCTGCCTTGATCAGGGCCACATCGCCGTGGATGGGGTACTCCAGCACGTAGTGCTTGCCGTTGATCTCGCGCGTTTCCTTGCTGGACCCGTCTGCGTTGCGGGCCAGTTCCGTGCCATAGGCCGTGGGGCAAAAGAAAGCGCCGATGCCCGCCCCCGCAGCGCGCAGGCGCTCGGCCAGATTGCCCTGGGGCACGAGTTCGAGTTCGAGCTTGCCGCTGCGGTACAGCTCGTCGAACACATAGCTGTCCACCTGGCGCGGAAAGCTGCAGATGATCTTGCGCACCCGGCCGGTCTTGAGCAGCGCCGCCAGGCCCTGGTCGGCATTGCCCGCGTTGTTGTTCACCACCGTCAGGTCGCGCGCGCCGTGTTCCATCAGGGCGTCAATCAGCTCGCCGGGAATTCCGGCCGTGCCAAAACCGCCAATCAGTACCGTGGCACCATCGCACACCCCGGCCAGCGCCTGTGCGGCCGAGTCGGCTATCTTGTTGATCATGAATCCTTGTCTCCTGCAAAACGGATGGATGGAGCCACCACCCTGGCACCACAACCTTGGCTTGAACCGGCAGCACGCCCATCAGCACATCGATTCAAAACACCGATCCCAAATGTTCGCATGTAGAACATTTGTTCGTATAATGAATTATAGAGACTGAGCCCACCATGCCTACCCATGAAAACCCCGAGGCCACCTCGGGCTTGCCTGCGTCCGCCCCTTCATCAACCCCTGCAGCGGCCGAGCCGCCCAGCGCTCCCAAGCCAGGCGACAGCTATGTGCAATCGTTCGCGCGGGGGCTGGAGGTCATCCGCTCGTTCAGCGCCAGCGCACCCCAGCAAACCCTGAGCGAGGTCGCCGCCCAGACGGGCCTGACCCGCGCCGGGGCGCGGCGCATCCTGCTCACGCTGCAAACGCTGGGCTATGTGGAAACGGACGGCAAGCTGTTTCGCCTGTCGCCGCGCATCCTGGACCTGGGCTTCGCCTACCTGTCGTCCCTGCCCATGTGGAACCTGGCCGAGCCGGTGATGGAAGACCTGGTGGAGCAGGTGCGCGAGTCGTCGTCGGCCGCTGTGCTCGATGGGCTGGACATCGTCTACGTGCTGCGCGTGCCCACCCACAAAATCATGCGCACCAACCTGGGCGTGGGCTCGCGTCTGCCTGCGCCCTGGACATCCATGGGCCGCGTGCTGCTGGCAGGGCTGAGCGACGACGAACTGCAAGCCCGCTTGTCCACGCTGGAGCTGCACCGCCACACCGCCCACACCGCCGCCGACCTGCCCACGCTGCTCGAACGCATCCGCCAGGCCCGCACCCAGGGCTGGTGCCTGGTGAACCAGGAGCTGGAAGAAGGCCTGATCTCAATTGCCGCGCCCCTGACCAACCGCGCCGGGCAGACCGTGGCGGCCCTCAACATCAGCGGCCAGGCCAACCGCACCAGCGCTGAGCTGATGCAGCAAACCCTGCTGCCGCCGCTGCTGCGCGCCGCGCAGACCATCTCGCGCATGATGGGTGCGGCACGGCGCTAACGCGCTGCCCACCAAGCCCCACTGGACACAAGACAAGAAGGGGCGTGCTACGCTCCCGCCCCATGTTCAGCCCCTCCCAAGCCGATGTGCGCCGCTTCCTGTGCGGCGTGCACGCCAAAGCCCAAAGCGGCGCGCCCATGGAAGCCATCGAAACGCTGGCCAGCCTGTGGATTGCCGAGCACCCCGAGTACCACGCAGACCTGTCGGATGTGGACGCGGCCATCGCCCGCAACTACGACGAGACACCGCAGCAGACCAACCCGTTTCTGCACCTGTCCATGCACCTGTCAATCAGCGAGCAGTGCAGCATTGACCAGCCACGCGGCATCCGCCAGGCGGTGGAGCTGCTGGCCAAGCGGCTCGACTCGCTGCACGACGCGCACCACGCCACCATGGAATGCCTGGGCGAGATGCTGTGGGAGAGCCAGCGATCGGGCCGCCCGCCCGATGGCAATGCCTACATCGCTGCCGTGCAACGCCGCGCCACCCGCGATTGAGTCCCTGCAGACATTGCCCTCGCGGTGCATTCATTCCCATAGACGTTTGACCCGACCGCGAATGACATCCACCCACTGGGCTTGAGCCGATGCTCCACTACTTGCTCCACGCATCTGAGGTCCCATGGCAAGACCAAGTGCTCTACGCCAGCGTCTTCATTGCGGCCATTGCCCTTGTTTTTCTGGTCCTGTGGTGGCGCAGGCGTGCTGCGCGCCCCCGGCAGGGTGACTTTGCGGCCCTAGTGGAGCAACGCGACGTGGCACAAGCATTGGCTGCGCAGGCCGAAAGCCCACTGAGCGATGCGGTGCACGCATGGCAGCAGACAAGGCACACCATGGAGAACGTCAAGACGGGTGTGGAACGGTTTCTGGCCTTGATCTGGGCCCTGCTCTCCGGCCTGCTGTGCGCCATCAGCGTGTCAGCCGTGATCAGCGATATCTGGAACTTCCCGGCGGTGGACTGGCGCCTGTTTACCTTCTATGCCGTGCTCGGCGGTGTGTGTGCTTGGTTCACCCGCGTGCAATGGCGTGACTTTCGTGGGCGCAAATAAACGGCCCTCCACGCACCAAGGCCGCGAGCGCGCTTGGGCTCCTTGAGAGTCTGCTTACGATCTTTTCATGGCGTCCGCAAGGCAGCACCCAGGCCCGCGACTCAGCCTCTTGACCGCGCAGCCCACTCAGGAGGCGTGGTTTGCCGACAATGCCGTCTCACCCACCGGAGGCACGATGCAAAGCACCCCTGCAACCCCACCCTCAGCAGCCCCATCGCTGCCGCCGCACCTGCCCACGCCCGTGGCGTGGTTGGGTTATGGCGGACTGCTGCCCTTCGTGGCACTTGCCATGGTGGGCTGGTGGGCACCCGGCAACCCCTTGTGGACCACTGCCCTGCTGGGCTACGGCGCGGTCATCCTGAGCTTTATAGGCGCCCTGCACTGGGGCCTGGCCATGGCGTTGCCGGGCCTGGATGAGGCAGAGCGCACACGCC
This Acidovorax sp. 106 DNA region includes the following protein-coding sequences:
- the prmA gene encoding 50S ribosomal protein L11 methyltransferase; the encoded protein is MFELSLMCPEDRIEAVSDALDALDALSVSVEDADAQTDAEQALFGEPGMPPPKDGWQRSRVVALFPTQAAAEEAQQLLAVQDFFDGCQVLGIANVPEQDWVRLTQSQFAPVDITPDFWIVPTWHELPAQAVRSIRLDPGLAFGTGTHPTTRMCLRWIARNGVVAADGTSTLGRVLDYGCGSGILAIGAAKFGAVDIDAVDIDPAAVESTLQNAQANGVQLKAGLPDKAQGEYRTVLANILATPLRVLAPLLCSHVATGGHLVLAGILERQAQELQEAYAPWLQLQVADREDGWILMTASR
- the accC gene encoding acetyl-CoA carboxylase biotin carboxylase subunit; translated protein: MFKKILVANRGEIALRIQRACHELGVKAVMVYSEADRDAKYVKLAEEAVCIGPAPSPLSYLNMPAIISAAEVTDAEAIHPGYGFLSENADFAERVEKSGFQFIGPTPDNIRTMGDKVSAKQAMIKAGVPCVPGSEGELPDDPVQIRRIAKAVGYPVIIKAAGGGGGRGMRVVHTEAALVNAVQMTKAEAGAAFGNPAVYMEKFLQNPRHIEIQVLADKHRNAVYLGERDCSMQRRHQKVIEEAPAPGIPRKLIEKIGERCVAACKKIGYRGAGTFEFLYENGEFYFIEMNTRVQVEHPVTEWITGVDIVKTQIMVAAGEKLPFTQRQIEIRGHAIECRINAEDPYKFIPSPGRITTWHPPGGPGVRVDSHAYTNYFVPPNYDSMIGKIIVHGDTREQALARMRTALSETVIEGINTNVPLHRELMVDAKFMAGGTNIHYLEEWLSQHKR
- the accB gene encoding acetyl-CoA carboxylase biotin carboxyl carrier protein, with the translated sequence MDLRKLKTLIDLVSESNVSELEITEAEGKVRIVKSGGAVVQQYVAAPMQAPVAAAAPVAAPVAELPSPAAAAPTGHVVKSPMVGTFYRSSSPGAKAFVEVGSQVKEGETICIIEAMKILNEIEADKSGTVTRILGENGQAVEYGQPLFVIE
- a CDS encoding TlpA disulfide reductase family protein, with protein sequence MSLPPDTSSTAPSVDHTAQAARRRWLYGAVAGAAALGGAGLAWWRLQPHAQQEGAEAALWGMEFDTPAGGAPLVMKALQGQPVLLNFWATWCPPCVDELPMLNAFYRENAPKGWQVVGLAIDQPSAVRKFLGRLPLDFPVGLAGMGGTELGRSLGNLTGGLPFTVVLGQGGNVLHRKMGQVTAQDLQQWASLR
- a CDS encoding tripartite tricarboxylate transporter substrate binding protein, which codes for MNRIPTTRRQALSAVAAAALAGAGLLGSSATLAQSYPTKPVTIVVPFAAGGTTDILARIIGQALTAELGQSVIVDNRAGAGGNIGGAMAAKAPADGYTLFMGTVGTHAINASLYKKMPFDPIKDFVPLTRVANVPNLLVANPNQPFKTVKDLIAYAKANPGKVNFGSSGNGSSIHLSGELFKSLAKVDMMHVPYKGSAPAVTDLLGNQIAIMFDNMPSAIQHVRSGKLVPIAVTTAKRSPELPNVPTIAEAGVPGYEATSWFGMFAPAGTPAPVLAQLNKALVKVLNQADVAKKINEQGAETYSETPEQFAAFIQAESAKWGKVVKESGASLD
- a CDS encoding SDR family NAD(P)-dependent oxidoreductase, with translation MTEQRTPVTVVTGASNGIGRAIAEAVLAQGRAVVNLDYVPPSWSHLLLTSYQGDLTDEASTRERAAEIAAKHNVTALVNNAGATRPGTIDTATTAQLDDVVGLHLRAPMLLVQAFLPTLRASGQGRIVNMSSRAALGKADRIVYSATKAGMIGMTRTLAMELGRDGITVNAIGPGPIATELFRQSNPDGAPQTQRILNSIAVGRMGTPEDVARAALFFLSPDNGFVTGQVLYVCGGTTLGVAPV
- the pcaF gene encoding 3-oxoadipyl-CoA thiolase, which encodes MSQPQAFICDAIRTPFGRYGGALSSVRTDDLGAIPIKALMERNPGVDWAAVTDVLYGCANQAGEDNRNVAHMSSLLAGLPIDVPGATINRLCGSGLDAVGTAARAIKSGEAGLMIAGGVESMSRAPFVMPKAESAFSRNNAVYDTTIGWRFVNKLMKEKYGVDSMPETAENVATDFGIEREAQDRMALRSQLNAVAAIKDGHLAREIVPVHIPQKKGDALIVSQDEHPRETSLEALAKLKGVVRPDGTVTAGNASGVNDGACALLLADEANAGKYGLKPRARVVGMAVAGVAPRIMGFGPTPATLKVLAQTGLTIDHLDVIELNEAFAAQGLAVLRALGIKDDDARVNAWGGAIALGHPLGASGARLVTTAVNRLHEHAGQYALCTMCIGVGQGIAIILERV
- a CDS encoding 3-oxoacid CoA-transferase subunit B translates to MSSYQKRSKDELARRVAQDIHDGAYVNLGIGQPTLVANHIPEGREVILQSENGILGMGPAPAAGLEDYDLINAGKQPVTLLPGGAYFHHADSFGMMRGGHLDICVLGAFQVSATGDLANWSTGEPGAIPAVGGAMDLAIGAKQTWVMMDLLTKQGASKVVTQCTYPLTGVACVKRIYTDLCTLVCTPSGLQLIDTVPGLSLAELERLVGLPIRAAG
- a CDS encoding 3-oxoacid CoA-transferase subunit A, which encodes MINKIADSAAQALAGVCDGATVLIGGFGTAGIPGELIDALMEHGARDLTVVNNNAGNADQGLAALLKTGRVRKIICSFPRQVDSYVFDELYRSGKLELELVPQGNLAERLRAAGAGIGAFFCPTAYGTELARNADGSSKETREINGKHYVLEYPIHGDVALIKAEQGDRWGNLTYRMSARNFGPVMATAAKATIATVHEVVELGALDPEAIVTPGIYVSHVVKIERTATQAGGFKKTA
- a CDS encoding IclR family transcriptional regulator C-terminal domain-containing protein, translated to MPTHENPEATSGLPASAPSSTPAAAEPPSAPKPGDSYVQSFARGLEVIRSFSASAPQQTLSEVAAQTGLTRAGARRILLTLQTLGYVETDGKLFRLSPRILDLGFAYLSSLPMWNLAEPVMEDLVEQVRESSSAAVLDGLDIVYVLRVPTHKIMRTNLGVGSRLPAPWTSMGRVLLAGLSDDELQARLSTLELHRHTAHTAADLPTLLERIRQARTQGWCLVNQELEEGLISIAAPLTNRAGQTVAALNISGQANRTSAELMQQTLLPPLLRAAQTISRMMGAARR
- a CDS encoding DUF1841 family protein; this translates as MFSPSQADVRRFLCGVHAKAQSGAPMEAIETLASLWIAEHPEYHADLSDVDAAIARNYDETPQQTNPFLHLSMHLSISEQCSIDQPRGIRQAVELLAKRLDSLHDAHHATMECLGEMLWESQRSGRPPDGNAYIAAVQRRATRD
- a CDS encoding DUF3429 domain-containing protein, which codes for MQSTPATPPSAAPSLPPHLPTPVAWLGYGGLLPFVALAMVGWWAPGNPLWTTALLGYGAVILSFIGALHWGLAMALPGLDEAERTRLFIWSVVPGLLAWPALLVPSQMGATLLIAGFAAHLWQDHRLARKATLPTWYLPLRRRLTVTACVCLALGAAVA